One genomic segment of Nonomuraea coxensis DSM 45129 includes these proteins:
- a CDS encoding HGxxPAAW family protein: MVEGKKSEQTEDLGSHGGRASSWLAVTVMLAGFVVAGFGLTVASWTLVWIGAGVFVVGGILALVFDIFTDVVIDAPRVGMRAEDHR, from the coding sequence ATGGTTGAGGGGAAGAAGTCGGAGCAAACGGAGGATCTCGGCAGCCACGGCGGACGGGCGTCATCGTGGCTGGCGGTGACGGTCATGTTGGCCGGATTCGTCGTCGCCGGCTTCGGGCTGACCGTCGCCAGCTGGACGCTGGTGTGGATCGGCGCAGGGGTGTTCGTCGTGGGCGGCATCCTCGCCCTCGTCTTCGACATCTTCACCGACGTGGTGATCGACGCGCCGCGCGTGGGCATGCGGGCCGAGGATCACCGCTGA